CAAAAAATACCTCCCCGCGATCGCTTCATCCGCCATCGGAAAGTTCTTCTATCCGCGCTCGATCGCGGTTATCGGGGCGTCAAACGCCTTCACCAAATGGGGATACCGAATGATGTGCAGCATTATCGCGGGCGGATTCGCGGGCGAGGTTTACCCGGTCAATCCCCGGGGCGGGACAATTACCGGCAGAACGGCCTTCAAATCGGTAGCGGAAATACCCGGTTTTGTTGACCTCGCCGTAGTCACAATCCCCGAAGACAGGGTGATCGAGCTCATCCCGCAATTACAGGCGAAGGGAATAAAGAGTATGCTGCTGATCACCTCCGGCTTTGCGGAAACCGGGGCAGAGGGCCGCAGGCTGCAGGAAGAACTGGTGCAGGCGGCCCGGGCCGCCGATATCCTGATCATGGGCCCGAACACCATGGGTCTTTGCAACCCGCACAATGACCTTCTTTGCTGCGGAGGGGCCAATGTGCACCCCAAACCCGGGACAACGACGCTGATCTCGCAGTCGGGAAATCTCGGCGTTCAGCTTCTGGAATTTGCGGAACGGGAAGGGGTAGGCATCCGCGCCTTCGGCGGCTCGGGCAACGAGGCAATGATTACGATCGAGGATTACATGGAGGCCTTCGAGGTCGATGAGCTGACCAAGACGGTCGTGATTTATTTAGAAAGCATTAAAAACGGCCGGCGTTTCTTTGAATCCGCGCGGCGCGTCGGCTTGCTCAAACCCGTGGTAATGCTGAAGGGAGGTAGAACGGAGGCCGGGCATCACGCTGCGGTCAGTCATACCGGCGCGCTCGCCTCCAACGCAAAGGTCTTCAACGCGGCGGCGCGTCAGGCGGGGATAGTGATCGCGGAGCAGCCGATCGAGATGCTCGATGCGTCCGCGGCCTTCTCCTCGCTGCCCCTCCCCCGCGGCAACCGCGTCGCGATCATGACGCTGGGGGGCGGCTGGGGCGTTGTCACTACCGATCTCTGCGCGGAAAACGGCCTCCTCATCCCCAAGCTCTCACCGGAACTGATCGCAAACATCAACAAGGTTCTCCCCCCCTACTGGAGCCATTCCAACCCGGTTGATCTGGTCGGAGAGTTTGACCCGAATATCCCGATGTTCGTACTGGAGCAATTATCCCAATGGGATGGCTGCGACGCGGTGCTGCATCTGGGAATTTCCGGAAGGCTTTCTTCGCTACGCAAGATGATCAAGGACGTCAGAATATCCGACCCGGAAGCGGATCAGAATTTTCTCTCCGCGGTCCCTCAATTGCTGGAAGAGTTTGAAAACAAATTTCTTGCTCACACGGCCCATCTGATGGAAAAGACCGGCAAGCCGATTATCGGGGTGCCGCTGATGCAGGAGGAAAACATCCATACCGTAAACGATGTCGAGGGGAGCCCCTATAAAGCCGTTTCGTTTCTCACGCCGGAGCGGGCGGTCAAAGCCCTCTCCCGCATGGCCTCTTACAGCCGGTGGCGGGAACTGCAAAGGCAGCGGGAAGATTAAATCATGCCGGCCGACACAAAGCTAGCTATTCGAGCATGGTTATGATGGCTTCTGCAACTTCCTTTCCCATTCCTATCCGCCCGCTGCGAGTGGAAGCAGCAAAACCTCATCGCCGTCTTTGAGCGCCGTATCCATTCCGTTCAAGAACCCCACGTCCTGCCCATTCACCATTAAGCGGATCTGCGGACGGAGGGTCCCAGTTTCGGGTTTGAAAAGGCGCCGCGACAATTTATCCCCCCCCATTTCAATCATCCGGGACAGGAGACCCCGCACCTTTGTCCCCTCGGGCAGGTCAACCTCCACCTCCCCTGTGCCGAGCGCCCTTTTTAAGTGATAAATGGTTTTGATCTTGACCCGCATGTGCAGCCCATCCCTGTCTTATACGCCCAGAATATCAGCCACGTATTCCAGGCTCAGCTCCTTGAGCCTTGCCCGGGTAGGAACCCCTGTTGTGATCCGCTGCAGCGCATTAAACGCTTGGTTTTGAGTGGTTGCCGCCATTTTTGATACATCCCATGCAAGTTGTCCGGGATCGCCTTATTCCGTAGATGTTCTTCAAATTTTGACTGTAATGCGGCAGGGATCTCTATCATGTGGAATCCGCCACTTTCCTGATAATCTTTACTTTTACATGATATACGGAAAGTAAAAAATAAATGATTGCAAAACCCATGTCAAGGGTTTTATATGTATTTCAGGACAGTTAAATCTGAAAAAAGGGATCTGGCGGCGCGCGGCTTATACGGAACGTTATCTGAACAAAACATAAATATTGAGATATTGTAAATAAAGACCCAAAATCTATTCCAAGAGGTGAAAAATGAATAAGTTATTTACTGCTATTGTCCATAAAGAAGATAATTTATATGTTGCTGAATGCCCGGAAGTGGGTACTGCAAGTCAAGGTGCCACAATCGAAGACGCTATTGTTAATTTACAAGAAGCGACTGAAATTTATCTTGAAGAATTTCCTTTGGAAAAAACCCAACATCCTTTCCTTACAACTTTTGAGGTAGCTGTTAATGCCTGAACTTCCGATTATCTCTGGTAAAGAAGCTATAAAAATATTCGGAAGCATGGGCTTCAAGCTTGTCAGGCAAAAAGGCAGTCATGCAGTTTTAAGAAAAAGGAATAAAGGTTGTGTTATTCCCCTTCACACTGAACTTGCTGTTGGCACCCTACGAAGTGCAATTAAACAAGCCGGCATTGCTGTTGAAGAATTTATAGACGCATACAAAAACAGATAACAAATAAATCCAGCGGACGGCAAAAAACACCGCCGCCGATTTCAGGCGTTATCGTGCAAATAAAGGAGCATAATAAATGAATCTTTACCTGAATGTGCCAGCATATTTTTTATTGACACCTATCTCATTTTGAGATAGATTCCTTACATGCACATAATCACCCGAAAGCGCTTGATTGAATTTACTAAAAAGCATCCTGATTGTTCTTCTGCGATTGAATCCTGGTATAGGATAGTAAAACGTACTGATTTTAATTCATTTGTTGAACTGCGCCAAGCATTTCCGGGAGCTGATAAGGTCGACAATTTAACGGTTTTCAATATTGGTGGAAACAAGGCCCGTTTAATTGCTGCAATACACTACAACACGCGACGGATTTATATTCGGCATGTTCTTACTCATAAGGAATATGATCGAGGATATTGGAGGAAATAATGAATACTCAGCTTAAAGAAATTGCCAACGTTTGGCCGAACATACAGAGTGTATTTTCTGTGCCCCACAATGAAAAAGATTATAATAACCTGGTCAATTTTCTTGACGACCTCATCGATGAGGTTGGTAACAAAGAGTCTCATCCCTTATCTTCATTGATGGAGACGATTGGCAGCCTGATCGAAACCTATGAATCCCAAAATTACCCCGATATAGAGGGGGATCCGATAAATGCCCTAAAGACCTTGATGGAAGAACATGGCCTGAAGCAATCAGACCTGCCCGAGATCGGGAGCCAAGGAGTGGTGTCGGAAATTATATCCGGCAAACGTCAGCTCAATGTTCGCCAACTTAAACTTCTCAGCGAGCGTTTTAAAGTTTCTCCTGTAGTGTTTATATGATTGAACTGTAATATCATTCTTTATGCAGCTCCTGGAATGGAAGGTTTTTATAAAAAGTTTGGGTTTGGATCTATGAAAACAGGGATGGCTTTATTTACATCTCCACAAGCGATGGGAAAATTCACTGAATAGCTTGCCGAAGAAACGATGATGAGAATGGCCAGATTAACAATATATACTT
This DNA window, taken from Syntrophales bacterium, encodes the following:
- a CDS encoding helix-turn-helix domain-containing protein → MNTQLKEIANVWPNIQSVFSVPHNEKDYNNLVNFLDDLIDEVGNKESHPLSSLMETIGSLIETYESQNYPDIEGDPINALKTLMEEHGLKQSDLPEIGSQGVVSEIISGKRQLNVRQLKLLSERFKVSPVVFI
- a CDS encoding acetate--CoA ligase family protein: MQALEIISAAKAEGRGSLTEAESKEVLRQFGVPVVEERIAVSPEDAIQVAKNTGFPVVLKGLGTKLAHKTERGLVFLNLNSEDAVEKAARAAATSAGADLEGYLIQPMLSGHREFVAGLFHDPQFGPIVMFGLGGVFTEAIDDAVFRVAPLTKNDAEQMINEIRSQKLLGAFRGEQAVERKRIVSTLLGLSRIGMEIPDITEIDINPLLVGPEGRAVAVDALVVIGEKPAPKKYLPAIASSAIGKFFYPRSIAVIGASNAFTKWGYRMMCSIIAGGFAGEVYPVNPRGGTITGRTAFKSVAEIPGFVDLAVVTIPEDRVIELIPQLQAKGIKSMLLITSGFAETGAEGRRLQEELVQAARAADILIMGPNTMGLCNPHNDLLCCGGANVHPKPGTTTLISQSGNLGVQLLEFAEREGVGIRAFGGSGNEAMITIEDYMEAFEVDELTKTVVIYLESIKNGRRFFESARRVGLLKPVVMLKGGRTEAGHHAAVSHTGALASNAKVFNAAARQAGIVIAEQPIEMLDASAAFSSLPLPRGNRVAIMTLGGGWGVVTTDLCAENGLLIPKLSPELIANINKVLPPYWSHSNPVDLVGEFDPNIPMFVLEQLSQWDGCDAVLHLGISGRLSSLRKMIKDVRISDPEADQNFLSAVPQLLEEFENKFLAHTAHLMEKTGKPIIGVPLMQEENIHTVNDVEGSPYKAVSFLTPERAVKALSRMASYSRWRELQRQRED
- a CDS encoding type II toxin-antitoxin system HicA family toxin, producing MPELPIISGKEAIKIFGSMGFKLVRQKGSHAVLRKRNKGCVIPLHTELAVGTLRSAIKQAGIAVEEFIDAYKNR
- a CDS encoding MoaD/ThiS family protein, with amino-acid sequence MRVKIKTIYHLKRALGTGEVEVDLPEGTKVRGLLSRMIEMGGDKLSRRLFKPETGTLRPQIRLMVNGQDVGFLNGMDTALKDGDEVLLLPLAAGG
- a CDS encoding type II toxin-antitoxin system HicB family antitoxin; translation: MNKLFTAIVHKEDNLYVAECPEVGTASQGATIEDAIVNLQEATEIYLEEFPLEKTQHPFLTTFEVAVNA